A genomic stretch from Halobellus sp. LT62 includes:
- a CDS encoding M48 family metallopeptidase, whose translation MRHLGLKARMAIVGSILFAFYAVAAVVVMGVFGWPLPLVLAGSVAFVGVQYKIGKWMALRSVGAEDLSEDRYPEIHRRVESLSESMGIDKPRLMIARMGVPNAFAIGRKGAGTVVVSEELLSRLDADEVEGVLAHELAHIRNRDVVMMVLGQGVASIVAIVAQWVVLLTGDNDIADFFLAIVVGQITQLLVMLFVFAISRYREYVADGDAADAIGGGEPLARALEKISRGNERSQDSAVDSQVNALCIFGEERGLARLFATHPPMEKRIERLRN comes from the coding sequence ATGCGACACCTCGGACTGAAAGCGCGGATGGCGATCGTCGGATCGATCCTGTTCGCGTTCTACGCCGTCGCGGCCGTCGTCGTGATGGGCGTCTTCGGCTGGCCGCTGCCCCTCGTGCTCGCGGGCAGCGTCGCCTTCGTCGGCGTCCAGTACAAGATCGGTAAGTGGATGGCGCTTCGGAGCGTCGGCGCGGAGGACCTCTCGGAGGACCGGTATCCGGAGATCCACCGCCGCGTCGAGTCGCTCTCGGAATCGATGGGGATCGACAAGCCCCGCCTGATGATCGCGCGGATGGGCGTGCCGAACGCCTTCGCCATCGGTCGGAAGGGCGCGGGAACCGTTGTCGTCAGCGAGGAACTCCTCTCGCGACTCGACGCCGACGAGGTCGAGGGCGTCCTCGCGCACGAACTCGCGCACATCCGTAACCGCGACGTCGTGATGATGGTACTCGGGCAGGGCGTCGCCTCCATCGTCGCCATCGTCGCCCAATGGGTCGTGCTCCTGACCGGCGACAACGACATCGCCGATTTCTTCCTCGCGATCGTCGTCGGCCAGATAACCCAGTTACTGGTGATGCTTTTCGTCTTCGCCATCTCGCGGTATCGCGAGTACGTCGCCGACGGCGACGCTGCAGACGCCATCGGCGGCGGCGAACCGCTGGCGCGGGCCTTAGAGAAGATCAGCCGCGGCAACGAGCGGAGCCAGGACTCGGCGGTCGACTCGCAGGTGAACGCGCTCTGCATCTTCGGCGAGGAGCGCGGTCTCGCGCGGCTGTTCGCGACGCACCCGCCGATGGAAAAGCGCATCGAGCGGCTCCGGAACTGA
- the tgtA gene encoding tRNA guanosine(15) transglycosylase TgtA: MRDHFELRDGDAAGRIGELTVPRAGVAVETPALMPVINPNIRTVAPARLQSEFGAEILITNSYIINSNEDLRERALDVGLHEMLEFDGAIVTDSGSFQLAEYGDIDVTTREILRFQHDIGSDIGTPVDIPTPPDVPREQAERELATTEEALVDAEGVDTGEMLVNAPVQGSTYPDLREAAGRRADETDLDVFPVGAVVPLMNSYRYADMIDVVAGAKRGLGRDAPVHLFGAGHPMMFALAVAAGCDLFDSAAYAIYARDDRYMTVRGTEHLEDIEYFPCSCAVCSAHSPGELRGLADEERERLLAEHNLHVSFAEIRRIKQAIRSGNLLELVEARARSHPAMLDGYRALLDHADQLEHEDPVSKGSFFYLSNESARRPEVLRHHERIARIDADPRVLLTQGGTPSGDAFDAVWRVVPPFGPFPRALSETYPLTAEVPERTDREAYEAAADGVARVAETNPGSSFVLAHDGWPESTLERVPESVEIETVGSDERE; encoded by the coding sequence ATGCGCGATCACTTCGAGCTCCGCGACGGGGACGCCGCCGGACGGATCGGCGAGCTCACGGTCCCCCGCGCGGGGGTGGCAGTCGAGACGCCGGCGTTGATGCCGGTCATCAACCCGAACATCCGAACGGTGGCACCCGCGCGCCTGCAGTCTGAGTTCGGCGCGGAGATCCTGATCACGAACTCCTACATCATCAACTCGAACGAGGACCTCAGAGAGCGAGCGCTCGACGTCGGGCTCCACGAGATGCTGGAATTCGACGGCGCGATCGTCACCGACTCGGGGTCCTTTCAGCTCGCGGAGTACGGCGACATCGACGTGACGACGCGGGAGATCCTCCGGTTCCAGCACGACATCGGCTCCGACATCGGGACGCCGGTCGACATCCCGACGCCGCCGGACGTCCCCAGAGAACAGGCCGAGCGCGAGCTCGCGACGACCGAAGAGGCGCTCGTCGACGCCGAGGGGGTCGATACCGGCGAGATGCTCGTGAACGCGCCCGTGCAGGGATCGACGTATCCGGACCTCCGCGAGGCCGCAGGACGACGCGCCGACGAGACGGACCTCGACGTGTTCCCCGTCGGCGCGGTCGTCCCGCTGATGAACAGCTACCGCTACGCCGATATGATCGACGTCGTCGCGGGCGCGAAGCGCGGCCTCGGTCGCGACGCCCCCGTCCACCTGTTCGGTGCGGGTCATCCGATGATGTTCGCGCTGGCGGTCGCCGCCGGCTGCGACCTCTTCGACTCGGCGGCCTACGCCATCTACGCGCGCGACGACCGCTATATGACGGTCCGCGGCACCGAACACCTCGAAGACATCGAGTACTTCCCCTGCTCGTGTGCAGTCTGTTCGGCGCACAGCCCGGGCGAACTCCGCGGGTTGGCGGACGAGGAGCGCGAGCGACTGCTGGCCGAGCACAACCTCCACGTCTCGTTCGCCGAGATCCGCCGGATCAAGCAGGCGATCCGCTCGGGCAACCTCCTCGAACTGGTGGAAGCGCGTGCCCGTTCGCACCCCGCGATGCTCGACGGCTACCGCGCGCTGTTGGATCACGCCGACCAACTGGAACATGAGGACCCCGTCTCGAAGGGGTCATTCTTCTACCTCTCGAACGAGTCCGCGCGGCGTCCCGAGGTCTTGCGACATCACGAGCGCATCGCTCGCATCGACGCCGACCCGCGGGTGCTGCTCACGCAGGGCGGCACGCCCTCGGGCGACGCGTTCGACGCCGTCTGGCGCGTGGTTCCGCCGTTCGGGCCGTTCCCGCGGGCGCTCTCGGAGACGTATCCGCTCACCGCGGAGGTGCCGGAGCGGACCGACCGCGAGGCCTACGAGGCCGCCGCCGACGGCGTCGCGCGGGTGGCCGAGACGAATCCCGGTTCGTCGTTCGTGCTCGCGCACGACGGCTGGCCGGAGTCGACACTGGAGCGGGTGCCTGAGAGCGTCGAAATAGAGACGGTCGGCAGCGACGAGCGCGAGTAG